In the Parasteatoda tepidariorum isolate YZ-2023 chromosome 3, CAS_Ptep_4.0, whole genome shotgun sequence genome, one interval contains:
- the LOC107457364 gene encoding insulin-like growth factor-binding protein complex acid labile subunit isoform X2 encodes MTLTQNEFKGFTDVKNIDLQGSLDGAKTSISNDVFHGLDELKYLSVQKVDISNAQKAFAKLSSLEVLYVIHCDIGYLKWEMLDGLKSLKELYLLQSGIKELYGFAFYGTPELRRLFLSHNDLFSVEADAFVGLLKLEYLDLSNNYIDHLSGVTFPPLPHLQWLELKHNPIKVIFPHCFQFLNGTQHLTLGHKQQPVHLMKFSFRGLYSLLYLHIPNIDNDALFEHMFYDLKSLIHLNLHGRIKFINNRAFNGAHKVLKKLVLRDCQIERVYQESFHGLENLHILDLSNNLLQSLPEGLFSSLRSIHYVLINNNKLKQVPGGLFQTVSTLKGLGLHNNPWNCSCQMQSWKESLIITKEILSDKVCDGDDCSEKVDDDLTPRCEKPDFYKHESVFHFINMQSCDKMN; translated from the coding sequence ATGACGCTCACCCAGAATGAGTTTAAAGGATTTACTGATGTTAAAAACATAGATTTGCAGGGATCACTGGATGGTGCAAAAACTTCGATCAGCAACGACGTATTTCATGGGCTGGATGAATTGAAATACTTGTCAGTGCAAAAAGTGGACATCAGCAATGCCCAGAAAGCATTTGCAAAACTATCATCTCTTGAGGTCCTTTATGTCATCCATTGTGATATAGGCTACCTAAAATGGGAAATGCTAGATGGATTAAAAAGCCTTAAAGAGCTTTACTTGCTTCAAAGTGGCATTAAGGAATTGTATGGGTTTGCATTTTATGGCACACCTGAACTGAGAAGGTTATTCCTCTCACACAATGATCTGTTCTCAGTTGAAGCAGATGCCTTTGTTGGGTTGCTAAAGCTAGAATACCTAGACTTGAGCAACAATTATATTGACCATCTCTCTGGAGTAACATTTCCTCCTCTACCTCATCTTCAGTGGCTAGAGTTGAAGCATAATCCTATAAAGGTAATTTTCCCTCACTGTTTCCAGTTTTTAAATGGGACGCAGCATCTTACTCTAGGTCATAAACAGCAACCAGTACATCTCATGAAATTCAGCTTCCGTGGCCTGTATTCTCTGCTGTACCTTCACATTCCAAACATTGACAATGATGCACTTTTTGAACACATGTTTTATGACTTAAAGTCCTTGATACATCTCAATTTGCATGGACGTATCAAATTCATCAATAATAGAGCTTTCAATGGCGCCCACAAGGTGTTGAAAAAGCTGGTGTTGCGAGACTGTCAAATAGAGAGAGTATATCAAGAATCATTCCACGGACTTGAAAACCTTCATATTCTGGACTTGTCAAACAACCTACTGCAGAGTCTTCCTGAGGGACTCTTTTCCTCCTTGAGGTCCATTCACTATGTattaataaacaacaacaaattgaAGCAAGTTCCTGGTGGACTGTTTCAAACTGTTTCAACTTTGAAAGGACTAGGTTTGCACAATAATCCATGGAACTGTTCATGTCAGATGCAATCATGGAAAGAAAGCCTGATAATAACTAAAGAAATCTTATCAGACAAAGTGTGTGATGGAGATGATTGTTCAGAAAAAGTTGATGATGATTTGACACCACGATGTGAAAAACCAGATTTTTACAAGCATGAAAGCGTGTTTCATTTTATCAATATGCAGTCATGtgataaaatgaattga
- the LOC107457364 gene encoding insulin-like growth factor-binding protein complex acid labile subunit isoform X1: MLHPKSYLVLSLLIWISESYEISSESFWNNTCPTECQCSSVTASETLISRWKPENSTVRTVLCVLKNESLKSIFDLPTEIESITILQGDGDTSMTLTQNEFKGFTDVKNIDLQGSLDGAKTSISNDVFHGLDELKYLSVQKVDISNAQKAFAKLSSLEVLYVIHCDIGYLKWEMLDGLKSLKELYLLQSGIKELYGFAFYGTPELRRLFLSHNDLFSVEADAFVGLLKLEYLDLSNNYIDHLSGVTFPPLPHLQWLELKHNPIKVIFPHCFQFLNGTQHLTLGHKQQPVHLMKFSFRGLYSLLYLHIPNIDNDALFEHMFYDLKSLIHLNLHGRIKFINNRAFNGAHKVLKKLVLRDCQIERVYQESFHGLENLHILDLSNNLLQSLPEGLFSSLRSIHYVLINNNKLKQVPGGLFQTVSTLKGLGLHNNPWNCSCQMQSWKESLIITKEILSDKVCDGDDCSEKVDDDLTPRCEKPDFYKHESVFHFINMQSCDKMN, translated from the exons ATGCTTCACCCTAAATCATACTTAGTACTCTCACTTTTAATTTGGATATCAGAATCATATGAG atttcaagTGAGTCATTCTGGAACAACACCTGTCCAACAGAATGCCAATGCAGCTCTGTAACAGCTTCTGAAACACTCATATCTCGCTGGAAACCAGAAAACAGTACAGTAAGAACTGTCTTGTGTGTTCTGAAAAATGAGAGCCTCAAGTCTATCTTTGACTTGCCCACAGAAATTGAATCCATTACCATCTTGCAAGGGGACGGTGATACATCAATGACGCTCACCCAGAATGAGTTTAAAGGATTTACTGATGTTAAAAACATAGATTTGCAGGGATCACTGGATGGTGCAAAAACTTCGATCAGCAACGACGTATTTCATGGGCTGGATGAATTGAAATACTTGTCAGTGCAAAAAGTGGACATCAGCAATGCCCAGAAAGCATTTGCAAAACTATCATCTCTTGAGGTCCTTTATGTCATCCATTGTGATATAGGCTACCTAAAATGGGAAATGCTAGATGGATTAAAAAGCCTTAAAGAGCTTTACTTGCTTCAAAGTGGCATTAAGGAATTGTATGGGTTTGCATTTTATGGCACACCTGAACTGAGAAGGTTATTCCTCTCACACAATGATCTGTTCTCAGTTGAAGCAGATGCCTTTGTTGGGTTGCTAAAGCTAGAATACCTAGACTTGAGCAACAATTATATTGACCATCTCTCTGGAGTAACATTTCCTCCTCTACCTCATCTTCAGTGGCTAGAGTTGAAGCATAATCCTATAAAGGTAATTTTCCCTCACTGTTTCCAGTTTTTAAATGGGACGCAGCATCTTACTCTAGGTCATAAACAGCAACCAGTACATCTCATGAAATTCAGCTTCCGTGGCCTGTATTCTCTGCTGTACCTTCACATTCCAAACATTGACAATGATGCACTTTTTGAACACATGTTTTATGACTTAAAGTCCTTGATACATCTCAATTTGCATGGACGTATCAAATTCATCAATAATAGAGCTTTCAATGGCGCCCACAAGGTGTTGAAAAAGCTGGTGTTGCGAGACTGTCAAATAGAGAGAGTATATCAAGAATCATTCCACGGACTTGAAAACCTTCATATTCTGGACTTGTCAAACAACCTACTGCAGAGTCTTCCTGAGGGACTCTTTTCCTCCTTGAGGTCCATTCACTATGTattaataaacaacaacaaattgaAGCAAGTTCCTGGTGGACTGTTTCAAACTGTTTCAACTTTGAAAGGACTAGGTTTGCACAATAATCCATGGAACTGTTCATGTCAGATGCAATCATGGAAAGAAAGCCTGATAATAACTAAAGAAATCTTATCAGACAAAGTGTGTGATGGAGATGATTGTTCAGAAAAAGTTGATGATGATTTGACACCACGATGTGAAAAACCAGATTTTTACAAGCATGAAAGCGTGTTTCATTTTATCAATATGCAGTCATGtgataaaatgaattga